The Streptomyces sp. NBC_00435 nucleotide sequence TCGGCAAGGCCTCGCACTCGGGCTCAGGTGACATCGTGGCCGGAGGTAAATACGTCGGCGGATCGGCGCCGGAAGCATCGGCCGTTGAAAAGCTCCTCGAAGAAGTCCAGGCGATGAGGCAGCACCTGGACACCAGCGACCGGGCGGAAGTCGACGCGGCGGTCGAAGAGATCCGAGAGAATCCGTCCGAGGAGAGATTCAAGAGAATCCTCCGGACATTCTCCGGAATTGCGACGCTCATCGGAGAAGCGGGAGTTCCCGTCATCACCGCCATCAAGGCACTGCTCGGCTGACCACAAGCGGAAGGCGAGGGGGCCACGACGGGTGGCCCCCAGTCCTACGCCTCCGAGACCCCACCGAGGAACGCGGCCCAGGCGGTGGGAGTCACGGCCAGCTGCGGGCCGGCCGGGACCTTGGAGTCCCGTCCGGGTGGAGGTGAGCGATGCCCGGGGTGACCGGGAGCCACCGGAGGCGGCGGCCGCGGTGGACGCCTGGTCGGCGGAGAGCGGGCGCGGGCTGGAGCTCGTACGGGCGGTGGCGCGGGAGTGGGGCGTCGGGCCGCGCGCGTCGGGCGGGCCGGGGAAGACGGTGTGGGCCCGCCTGTGAGGCGGGAGGGTTCCCGGTGGGGTGGCGGGCGGGCGCTCCTCGACTGCGGACTTCGGACTTCCGCCGGTTGACGTGCGCACGTAGGTCGAGGTCATCATGGGGCCATGACGAACGGGGCGGGCAGCGACGGGCGGGGCAACGGCCAGGCAGGCAACCGGCAGATGGAGCATGACCAGGCGGCCCACGGCAGTGTCGCCCACGGCAATGCCGCCCATGGCAATGCGGCCCACGGCCCGTCGGACGCAGGCCGAACCGTCCCCGCTCAAGCCGGCCGCGCTCAAGCCGTCCCCGCCCCGCCCAACCCCGCCCCCGATCCCCTCGGCCTCGGCAAGCCCGTAGAGACGGTGCCGTGCCCGCATTGCGGGGCTCCGACCACCGTGCTGATCGGTCGGGCACTGGAGACCAGTGGGTGCACGCACTTCGCCGAGGGGACCGTGTTCGCCCTCGTGGCCGGGGCCGCGGGCAAGTACTACGCCGAGGACAAGGGCTGGCCGTGGCTCACGGCGGTCGGGGTCCTCGCCGGGGTGCTGATCTTCGCCGTCACCATCTGGGTGATCCGCGACGCGAACCGGACCGCCGCGCGGGCTCGGGTCGCCGTGGACCGTGCCCGCGCCAAGG carries:
- a CDS encoding DUF397 domain-containing protein, with amino-acid sequence MAPGHPGHRSPPPGRDSKVPAGPQLAVTPTAWAAFLGGVSEA